A region of Malaclemys terrapin pileata isolate rMalTer1 chromosome 5, rMalTer1.hap1, whole genome shotgun sequence DNA encodes the following proteins:
- the LOC128838223 gene encoding growth-regulated alpha protein-like isoform X2 codes for MSRPRSLAPGSPLLLLLLACAALCRGAPMAGELRCQCLQTETAVIHPKRIAKVELIPEGPHCGVPEVIATTKHGKKVCLEPTAPWVKLIVNKIVNSQSTKL; via the exons ATGAGCCGCCCCCGGAGCCTCGCCCCCGgcagccccctgctgctgctgctgctggcctgcgCCGCGCTGTGCCGGG GTGCCCCCATGGCCGGCGAGCTGCGGTGCCAGTGCCTGCAGACCGAGACGGCGGTGATCCACCCCAAGCGCATCGCCAAAGTGGAGCTGATCCCCGAGGGGCCCCACTGCGGGGTGCCAGAAGTCAT AGCCACCACGAAACACGGCAAGAAAGTCTGTCTGGAGCCCACCGCGCCCTGGGTCAAGCTGATCGTCAACAAGATCGTGAACAG TCAATCGACCAAGCTGTGA
- the LOC128838223 gene encoding growth-regulated alpha protein-like isoform X1 — protein MSRPRSLAPGSPLLLLLLACAALCRGAPMAGELRCQCLQTETAVIHPKRIAKVELIPEGPHCGVPEVIATTKHGKKVCLEPTAPWVKLIVNKIVNRYVPGGCGCLCCASGLWVQL, from the exons ATGAGCCGCCCCCGGAGCCTCGCCCCCGgcagccccctgctgctgctgctgctggcctgcgCCGCGCTGTGCCGGG GTGCCCCCATGGCCGGCGAGCTGCGGTGCCAGTGCCTGCAGACCGAGACGGCGGTGATCCACCCCAAGCGCATCGCCAAAGTGGAGCTGATCCCCGAGGGGCCCCACTGCGGGGTGCCAGAAGTCAT AGCCACCACGAAACACGGCAAGAAAGTCTGTCTGGAGCCCACCGCGCCCTGGGTCAAGCTGATCGTCAACAAGATCGTGAACAGGTACGTACCCGGGGGGTGTGGCTGTTTGTGTTGTGCCAGCGGCCTGTGGGTGCAGCTCTAA